The following are from one region of the Rhodopirellula sp. P2 genome:
- a CDS encoding NAD(P)/FAD-dependent oxidoreductase, which translates to MSVAPPSNPTSDLAASAAIPSNLSHDGTPSSRWLVIGGGVMGLQVARDLIDRGQQVTIAEAAPTFGGLTSAWNLGDVVWDRFYHVTLLSDTKLRDLLTDLGLESQMDWVETKTGFYSDGQLISMSNTAEFLKFPPLNLIQKLRLGGTIFYASKIKNWRRLEKLSVEKWLRRWSGKGVFEKIWQPLLQAKLGEAYKQTSAAFIWAHTARMYKARRSGMKTEMFGYVPGGYATILDKWVGWLKERGAETLVSSPARRVTKLDGGEFEVDFGDGRVQKFDNVVSTIASPVIADTVPQLSDEEKNKHRGIRYLGVVCASMLMKKPISEYYVTNITDTWVPLTAVIEMSTIVNSEKQLGGNHLVYLPKYLPDDHEGLNESDEDYQEKCLSTLEKMYDHFSRDQVLDFKIARAKYVAALATIDYSTRLPDIVTSVPGFYALNSAHIVKGNLNVNETITLGEEKFSEEVWPDYQRRVAK; encoded by the coding sequence ATGTCGGTTGCTCCCCCGTCCAATCCGACATCCGACTTGGCTGCCTCGGCCGCCATCCCATCCAACCTCAGTCACGATGGAACCCCCAGCAGCCGCTGGTTGGTCATCGGGGGCGGTGTGATGGGGTTGCAAGTCGCTCGTGACCTGATCGATCGGGGACAACAGGTCACGATCGCCGAAGCCGCACCCACCTTTGGTGGGCTCACGAGTGCCTGGAATCTGGGCGACGTGGTTTGGGATCGCTTCTACCACGTCACGCTGCTCAGCGACACCAAACTGCGCGACCTCCTGACCGACCTGGGTTTGGAATCACAGATGGACTGGGTGGAAACCAAGACGGGGTTCTACTCGGACGGCCAACTGATTTCGATGAGCAACACGGCGGAGTTCCTGAAATTCCCGCCGCTGAATTTGATTCAAAAGCTCCGACTCGGCGGCACCATCTTCTACGCCTCGAAAATCAAAAACTGGCGTCGACTCGAAAAACTGTCCGTTGAAAAGTGGCTGCGGCGTTGGTCCGGCAAAGGTGTCTTTGAAAAGATCTGGCAACCGCTTCTCCAAGCCAAGCTGGGCGAAGCCTACAAGCAAACCTCCGCCGCCTTCATCTGGGCCCACACCGCTCGGATGTACAAAGCCCGTCGCAGCGGCATGAAGACCGAGATGTTCGGCTATGTCCCCGGTGGCTACGCGACGATCTTGGACAAGTGGGTTGGCTGGCTGAAAGAACGCGGCGCTGAAACGCTGGTGTCATCGCCAGCTCGCCGAGTCACCAAACTCGATGGCGGTGAGTTCGAAGTCGACTTTGGCGATGGACGCGTGCAAAAATTCGACAACGTTGTCTCCACCATCGCGTCCCCTGTCATCGCGGACACGGTGCCGCAACTGTCCGACGAGGAAAAGAACAAGCATCGTGGGATTCGATACCTCGGTGTGGTTTGCGCTTCGATGCTGATGAAGAAACCGATCAGCGAATACTACGTGACGAACATCACCGACACGTGGGTTCCACTGACCGCTGTGATCGAAATGTCGACGATCGTGAACTCCGAAAAGCAACTGGGCGGCAATCATTTGGTCTATCTGCCCAAGTACTTGCCTGACGACCACGAAGGGTTGAACGAGTCCGACGAGGACTACCAGGAAAAATGCTTGTCGACGCTTGAGAAGATGTACGACCACTTCTCTCGGGATCAAGTCCTGGATTTCAAGATCGCACGCGCCAAATACGTCGCGGCGCTTGCCACGATCGATTACTCCACGCGACTTCCCGACATTGTGACCAGCGTCCCTGGCTTTTACGCTTTGAACTCCGCTCACATCGTCAAAGGCAATTTGAACGTCAACGAGACCATCACGCTGGGCGAAGAGAAGTTCTCCGAAGAAGTCTGGCCCGACTACCAACGTCGCGTTGCAAAGTGA
- a CDS encoding molybdopterin molybdotransferase MoeA produces MNAASPFAFDSPDQAIQALSQRITATDVESVDFSRLRASLQPIHRRILGQPVLADRDSPAADVSAMDGYAICESDLQRDGLIHVAGESVPGSAPPSRPDSGIIRIFTGAIVPEGCDRVIQREHTEELTGTSSDVSNSFGQIRWTDRARSIPSGANIRRQGENLTAGSVAIPAGLELTSPRLAALTNFGVSQVHVHHRVRVAVLTTGDELAPSSLDDQAGTDQAPLPPWKIRNSNASALVGLLANQPWIECALPTHAVDEPNALRAAVLSAIEHHDVVLMTGGVSMGDYDYVPRILQEVGAEIVFHKLPLRPGKPILGAIHPTSTRSTLILGLPGNPVSATMGARRFALPLIRKFAGIRDWAECPPHVMLREIGDKTLPLHWMRGVRMIQPGVAELVLGKGSGDLATLALTDGFIEMPPHASHAGPWPYFAW; encoded by the coding sequence ATGAACGCCGCTTCCCCTTTCGCGTTCGACTCACCCGATCAAGCCATCCAGGCTCTCTCACAGCGAATCACCGCGACGGATGTCGAGAGCGTGGACTTCAGTCGGTTGCGGGCTTCCCTGCAACCGATTCATCGCCGGATCTTGGGGCAACCGGTCTTGGCGGATCGCGACAGTCCCGCGGCGGATGTCTCCGCGATGGACGGGTACGCGATCTGCGAATCCGATTTGCAGCGAGACGGCCTCATTCACGTGGCGGGCGAGAGCGTTCCGGGGTCGGCACCGCCGTCGCGACCCGACTCCGGCATCATCCGGATTTTTACCGGCGCGATCGTTCCAGAGGGCTGCGACCGGGTCATCCAGCGGGAACACACCGAAGAGCTGACCGGAACTTCGTCCGACGTTTCCAATTCGTTCGGTCAAATTCGCTGGACTGACCGAGCTCGCTCGATTCCCTCGGGAGCCAACATTCGCCGCCAAGGGGAAAACCTGACGGCAGGATCCGTTGCAATTCCAGCGGGCTTGGAACTGACCTCCCCGCGACTTGCCGCGTTGACCAACTTTGGTGTTTCCCAAGTGCACGTCCATCACCGCGTCCGCGTCGCTGTGTTGACGACCGGTGACGAGTTGGCCCCCAGTTCACTGGATGACCAAGCTGGCACGGACCAGGCACCGTTGCCGCCTTGGAAGATTCGCAACAGCAACGCCTCGGCGCTGGTCGGATTGCTTGCCAATCAGCCGTGGATCGAGTGTGCCCTGCCGACGCATGCGGTGGACGAACCAAACGCACTCCGGGCAGCCGTGCTCAGCGCAATCGAACATCATGACGTGGTTTTGATGACCGGCGGGGTCTCCATGGGCGACTACGACTATGTGCCTCGAATCTTGCAAGAGGTCGGTGCCGAGATTGTCTTTCACAAGCTGCCGTTGCGTCCAGGCAAGCCGATCTTGGGTGCGATTCATCCGACCTCAACCCGGTCCACGCTGATCCTTGGCCTGCCCGGCAACCCGGTGAGCGCCACGATGGGGGCCCGTCGTTTCGCGCTGCCACTGATTCGCAAGTTCGCCGGCATACGCGACTGGGCCGAATGCCCGCCGCACGTGATGCTTCGCGAAATTGGCGACAAGACATTGCCGCTGCACTGGATGCGTGGCGTCCGGATGATCCAGCCCGGTGTTGCGGAGCTTGTCCTTGGGAAGGGATCCGGTGACTTGGCGACACTTGCCTTGACCGATGGCTTCATCGAGATGCCACCCCATGCCAGTCACGCCGGGCCGTGGCCATACTTCGCCTGGTGA
- the dgt gene encoding dGTP triphosphohydrolase, with the protein MIDLRRFADREHLLLASYAMHSSDTAGRIHPEEPHAYRGPYGRDRDRILHSSAFRRLSGKMQVFTGEMGTYHRTRLTHTFEVASVARTLARVLRLNEDLTEALALMHDIGHPPFGHCGEDVLSECMRSVGGFSHNQFALTIVQELEQRYHAFRGLNLSQETLAGQDTRAHKAEAAVGIAPLLEVQIVDAADSIAYDAHDIDDALQMGLLSIDALSELAIVRRTLQRVREKAGQLPVGPLRQLLVHELIDLQVGDLLHVSIERLQNIEGLSADAACQAGIRVGHSPTMASERAELESFLFEAVYRHARLMPVREAAADRVHTLFAALRRNPERLPMRFRRRLEHKPKERVVGEYLAGMTDRFCDQQFLVLQQSKNGPLSDW; encoded by the coding sequence ATGATCGATCTTCGCCGTTTCGCTGACCGTGAACACTTGTTGCTGGCGTCCTACGCGATGCACAGTTCCGACACGGCGGGGCGAATCCATCCCGAGGAACCGCACGCTTACCGCGGCCCCTACGGTCGAGACCGAGATCGCATCTTGCACAGCAGCGCGTTTCGCCGATTGTCGGGAAAAATGCAGGTGTTCACCGGAGAGATGGGCACCTACCACCGAACCCGTTTGACGCACACATTCGAAGTAGCCTCCGTGGCCAGGACGTTGGCTCGTGTGCTGCGACTGAATGAAGACCTGACCGAGGCACTCGCGCTGATGCACGATATCGGGCACCCGCCCTTTGGGCATTGTGGCGAGGACGTTCTCTCAGAATGCATGCGTTCGGTCGGGGGTTTTTCGCACAACCAATTCGCACTCACGATCGTTCAAGAGTTGGAACAACGTTATCACGCGTTTCGTGGGCTGAACCTGTCCCAGGAGACTCTGGCCGGCCAGGACACCCGGGCGCACAAAGCAGAGGCCGCGGTCGGCATTGCACCGTTGCTAGAAGTCCAGATTGTGGATGCGGCTGACTCGATCGCCTACGACGCTCACGACATTGACGACGCACTGCAAATGGGATTGCTGTCGATTGACGCCTTGTCGGAACTGGCCATCGTCCGCCGAACGCTGCAACGCGTCCGCGAGAAGGCGGGGCAGTTGCCCGTTGGCCCGCTGCGGCAATTGTTGGTGCACGAGCTGATTGATTTGCAAGTGGGTGATTTGCTGCACGTTTCAATCGAGCGTTTGCAGAACATCGAAGGCCTGTCCGCCGACGCCGCTTGCCAAGCCGGAATTCGGGTCGGGCATTCACCAACCATGGCGTCCGAACGTGCCGAACTGGAGAGTTTTTTGTTCGAGGCGGTTTATCGGCACGCTCGGTTGATGCCGGTCCGCGAAGCCGCCGCCGATCGAGTGCACACCTTGTTCGCTGCCCTCAGACGAAACCCAGAACGATTGCCAATGCGTTTTCGCCGCCGGCTGGAACACAAACCCAAAGAGCGGGTGGTCGGGGAGTACCTGGCGGGAATGACGGATCGATTCTGCGATCAGCAATTCCTGGTGTTGCAACAATCCAAGAACGGTCCCCTGTCCGATTGGTGA
- a CDS encoding L-lactate permease, with product MLALVALLPILTVGVLLVGLRWPAARAMPVAFVLTAALSILVWQVPALQVAAAAFKGVIIAVSLLFIVFGAILLLESLTVSGAISTIRSSFSNLSPDARVQAIIIAWLFGSFIEGAAGFGTPAAVCVPLLVGLGFPALAAVFCGMIIQSTPVSFGAVGTPILVGVDKGLSGSTAAQALAVEQGLVPWSEFLHLIAVKVAVLHATVGLFIPLIMVCVLTRTFGANRRFSEGLAVWRFALFASLSMTVPYVLTAVLLGPEFPSLIGALVGLTLVTTAARRGWMMPRDGKVWTFAESSTWPPEWTGPASETKTELNANAPLTASRVLPTWLAWTPYLLVAVLLLLTRLVPPVTEAIRALAWNFDSIFGCSSVSVRIEPLYLPGSIFVLVSLLTIALHRTPIEATRLAWRRSFRMIARASIPLLFSVPMVQVFIHSDGGREGTLDKMPIVLATQAGHWMGDGWPLVAPLVGGLGAFIAGSNTFSNMMFSEFQFSVAQHIGNDPTWGVALQAVGGAAGNMICVHNVVAACAVVGLLGQEGLVLRRTLPAFLYYTLFAGLIGWIISG from the coding sequence ATGCTCGCACTGGTCGCCTTGTTGCCGATTCTGACCGTGGGTGTGTTGCTGGTCGGGCTGCGTTGGCCGGCTGCTCGCGCGATGCCGGTCGCGTTCGTCTTGACCGCCGCGCTGTCGATTTTGGTTTGGCAAGTCCCTGCTCTACAAGTTGCGGCGGCAGCGTTCAAAGGCGTGATCATTGCCGTCAGTCTGCTGTTCATCGTCTTCGGCGCAATTCTGCTGCTGGAATCATTGACGGTCAGCGGCGCAATCAGCACCATCCGGTCGTCTTTCAGCAACCTCTCGCCCGACGCCCGGGTTCAAGCCATCATCATCGCTTGGTTGTTTGGATCGTTCATCGAAGGAGCGGCCGGTTTCGGCACCCCGGCGGCCGTCTGCGTCCCGCTGTTAGTCGGGCTGGGATTCCCAGCCTTGGCGGCGGTCTTTTGCGGCATGATCATTCAAAGCACACCGGTCTCGTTTGGAGCGGTTGGGACACCGATCTTGGTCGGGGTGGACAAGGGGTTGTCCGGGTCCACGGCGGCACAAGCACTGGCGGTCGAGCAGGGGCTCGTCCCCTGGTCCGAATTCCTGCACTTGATTGCAGTCAAAGTCGCAGTGCTGCACGCAACCGTCGGCTTGTTCATCCCGCTGATCATGGTTTGTGTGCTGACGCGAACATTTGGTGCCAATCGTCGGTTTTCGGAAGGCTTGGCAGTGTGGCGATTTGCTCTGTTCGCCTCACTTTCCATGACGGTGCCGTACGTGCTGACGGCGGTCCTTCTGGGACCGGAATTCCCTTCGCTGATCGGGGCGTTGGTCGGTTTGACGTTGGTGACCACGGCCGCTCGTCGCGGTTGGATGATGCCACGGGACGGGAAGGTGTGGACGTTCGCGGAATCGTCCACCTGGCCGCCTGAATGGACCGGCCCAGCGTCAGAAACGAAAACGGAACTCAATGCAAATGCACCACTGACTGCCAGTCGCGTCCTGCCGACCTGGTTGGCTTGGACGCCCTACCTGTTGGTCGCGGTGCTGTTGTTGCTCACCCGTTTGGTGCCGCCCGTGACGGAAGCCATTCGCGCGTTGGCGTGGAATTTCGATTCGATCTTCGGTTGTTCGTCAGTCAGTGTTCGCATCGAACCGCTGTATCTGCCCGGATCGATTTTCGTCTTGGTCTCGCTGCTCACCATCGCACTGCATCGAACACCAATCGAGGCAACGCGATTGGCCTGGCGTCGCAGTTTTCGAATGATCGCTCGGGCTTCGATCCCGCTGCTGTTTTCAGTGCCAATGGTCCAAGTGTTCATCCATTCCGACGGCGGTCGAGAGGGAACGCTGGACAAGATGCCGATCGTGCTCGCGACGCAAGCCGGGCATTGGATGGGCGACGGATGGCCCTTGGTCGCACCGCTGGTTGGTGGGCTGGGCGCATTCATCGCCGGATCCAACACGTTCAGCAACATGATGTTTTCCGAGTTCCAATTTTCGGTCGCGCAGCACATCGGCAACGATCCGACTTGGGGTGTCGCACTGCAAGCGGTTGGCGGTGCAGCCGGCAACATGATCTGTGTTCACAACGTGGTCGCCGCCTGCGCGGTGGTGGGCTTGCTCGGACAAGAAGGCCTGGTGTTACGTCGCACCCTGCCCGCATTCCTCTACTACACGCTGTTCGCCGGTCTCATCGGTTGGATCATCTCTGGATGA
- a CDS encoding PIN/TRAM domain-containing protein yields the protein MALIVLRFIFLLCAGGVSAIINTSLPSGGSEAVPWLTFVAIMGLAVGIVVLDIYVPRKRIDTITSVYFGVLIGVLLTFILTIAAAPLIEMTSNLRVFQLVVGLVLCYVCTSVLLQTKDDFRFLIPYVEFVREVKGFKPLVLDTSVVIDGRIADLVATGVFDNQLIMPRFALSELQAIADSSDKLRRTRGRRGLDVLNRLRADENVDLQIFDRELPELAGQTVDLKLVLLAKHLEGKVVTGDYNLNKVAKVQGVPVINLNEISNSLRPVFLPDESFRLRIIKPGEGPEQGIGYLDDGTMVVVEGGRHKIGQEIDVRVTSTLQTNAGKMIFTKVDGR from the coding sequence ATGGCACTGATTGTCCTGCGATTCATCTTTTTGCTGTGCGCCGGAGGCGTTTCAGCAATCATCAACACCTCTCTGCCCAGCGGCGGGTCAGAGGCAGTTCCTTGGTTGACCTTCGTCGCCATCATGGGACTGGCAGTGGGGATTGTGGTGCTGGACATTTATGTCCCGCGGAAGCGGATCGACACGATCACCTCGGTTTACTTTGGGGTTCTGATCGGTGTCCTGCTGACGTTCATTCTGACGATCGCTGCCGCGCCGTTGATCGAGATGACCAGCAACCTGCGAGTGTTCCAATTGGTTGTCGGTTTGGTGCTGTGCTATGTCTGCACGTCGGTGCTGCTGCAAACCAAAGATGACTTTCGGTTTCTCATTCCCTATGTGGAATTCGTCCGCGAAGTCAAAGGTTTCAAGCCATTGGTGCTGGACACCAGCGTCGTCATCGACGGCCGAATCGCCGACTTGGTCGCCACGGGAGTTTTCGACAACCAACTGATCATGCCGCGGTTTGCACTGAGCGAATTGCAGGCGATCGCGGACAGCAGTGACAAACTGCGTCGCACTCGCGGTCGCCGCGGACTGGACGTGCTCAACCGTTTGCGTGCCGACGAGAATGTGGACCTGCAGATCTTTGATCGCGAATTGCCGGAACTGGCGGGGCAAACGGTTGACTTGAAGTTAGTCCTGTTGGCCAAGCACCTGGAAGGCAAAGTCGTCACCGGTGATTACAACTTGAACAAAGTCGCCAAGGTCCAAGGCGTTCCGGTCATCAATCTCAACGAGATCAGCAATTCGTTGCGACCAGTGTTCTTGCCGGACGAGTCGTTCCGGTTGCGAATCATCAAACCCGGCGAAGGGCCTGAGCAAGGCATTGGTTACTTGGACGATGGCACGATGGTTGTCGTCGAAGGTGGCCGTCACAAGATCGGGCAAGAGATTGATGTGCGGGTGACCAGCACGCTGCAGACCAACGCTGGCAAAATGATTTTCACGAAAGTGGACGGTCGCTAA
- a CDS encoding molybdenum cofactor guanylyltransferase produces the protein MPHAAPPRLLGVLLAGGLSSRMGTPKALLPHPGGGTFLTHSLQRLRSVCADEVVVSLASEAHRDQLRLPSSVPALFDSQPARGPAMGVWVALQHAASNGDDGCLFTPVDLPNLLADDLLTLVHAWQESPRQIVLAQQADPERLQPLVGIYPVHCVQQIQSVVESEHRSLYRTLRSIDRRTVVIPSIRLRNVNTPADLGPPFDNS, from the coding sequence ATGCCCCACGCCGCTCCTCCTCGACTGCTCGGCGTGTTGCTTGCCGGCGGGCTTTCCTCACGCATGGGGACGCCGAAGGCTTTGCTACCACATCCAGGCGGCGGAACATTTTTGACGCACAGTCTCCAGCGTCTGCGATCGGTTTGTGCGGATGAGGTGGTGGTCAGCTTGGCCTCGGAGGCCCATCGAGACCAACTCCGATTGCCGTCGTCGGTCCCCGCTTTGTTTGATTCCCAACCGGCCAGGGGACCAGCAATGGGCGTGTGGGTCGCCCTGCAACACGCGGCGTCCAACGGTGACGACGGTTGCTTGTTTACCCCCGTGGATCTGCCCAACTTGCTGGCCGATGATCTGCTGACCTTGGTTCACGCTTGGCAGGAATCCCCTCGACAAATCGTCCTGGCCCAGCAAGCGGATCCTGAGCGTCTGCAACCGCTGGTGGGAATCTATCCGGTCCACTGCGTCCAACAGATCCAAAGTGTTGTCGAATCTGAACACCGCAGTCTGTATCGTACCCTGCGTTCGATTGACCGCCGGACCGTTGTGATTCCCTCGATCCGACTTCGTAACGTCAACACGCCCGCTGATCTGGGCCCTCCTTTCGACAACAGCTGA
- a CDS encoding ABC transporter ATP-binding protein, which translates to MITLEGFGKDYGEFTAVESIDLQIEAGETFGFIGPNGAGKSTTIRFLATLLRATRGRGEVAGCDVMNDPMGVRRAIGYMPDNFGVYDGMRVWEFLDFFAVAYGIARSQRGPIIDNVLELLDLGHKRDDFVNGLSRGMKQRLCLAKTLVHDPPVLILDEPASGLDPRARVEVKALLKELRRMGKTILISSHILTELADCCTSIGIIEQGQLLMSGPIDQVYRKIRRNRTVEIAFTENAEAGISILRSSPALRDLELRPDRVIAELETDDAGLATLLNHLIAQGVQMRSFYDRDPTLEDVFMSVTEGLVS; encoded by the coding sequence ATGATCACCCTGGAAGGCTTCGGCAAAGACTACGGTGAGTTCACCGCGGTAGAATCAATCGACCTGCAAATCGAGGCTGGAGAAACGTTTGGTTTCATCGGCCCCAACGGGGCTGGCAAAAGCACCACGATTCGTTTCTTGGCGACGCTGCTGCGAGCCACTCGCGGACGTGGCGAGGTGGCGGGTTGCGATGTGATGAACGATCCCATGGGAGTCCGTCGGGCAATCGGGTACATGCCCGACAACTTTGGTGTCTACGACGGGATGCGAGTGTGGGAGTTCCTGGACTTCTTTGCGGTCGCGTATGGCATCGCCCGGTCGCAACGCGGACCGATCATCGACAACGTGCTTGAGCTGCTGGATCTGGGGCACAAACGAGACGATTTCGTCAACGGTTTGTCGCGTGGAATGAAACAGCGTTTGTGCTTGGCCAAGACGCTGGTGCACGATCCACCCGTGTTGATCTTGGACGAACCTGCCAGTGGTCTGGACCCGAGAGCCCGAGTGGAGGTCAAAGCGTTGTTGAAAGAGCTACGCCGGATGGGAAAAACGATCCTGATCAGCAGCCACATCCTGACCGAACTGGCCGACTGCTGCACCTCGATTGGAATCATCGAACAAGGCCAATTGCTGATGAGTGGCCCCATTGATCAGGTGTATCGCAAGATTCGACGTAACCGCACGGTCGAAATTGCCTTCACCGAAAACGCAGAAGCCGGGATCTCAATTCTGCGGAGCAGTCCCGCGCTGCGAGACCTGGAGTTGCGTCCCGACCGCGTGATCGCCGAGTTGGAAACCGACGATGCGGGGCTGGCGACATTGCTGAATCACTTGATCGCCCAAGGGGTTCAGATGCGATCGTTTTACGACCGAGACCCGACGCTCGAGGATGTCTTCATGAGTGTCACCGAAGGCCTGGTTTCCTAG
- a CDS encoding co-chaperone GroES, giving the protein MAKKKTAPKVFEYVEPIGDRVLVRKDEPKRETRGGIALPDAAEIPTITGRIVTISTVVENDEELPLRQYDKILFHPKNAIPVDLEHDNQLFVVPVDDIVAVFRRDSPDE; this is encoded by the coding sequence ATGGCAAAAAAGAAAACCGCGCCCAAAGTATTTGAATATGTTGAGCCGATCGGTGATCGGGTGCTTGTTCGAAAAGACGAACCCAAACGCGAAACCCGCGGCGGGATCGCGCTGCCCGATGCAGCCGAGATTCCCACGATCACGGGACGCATCGTGACGATCAGCACCGTGGTCGAAAACGACGAGGAGTTGCCTCTGCGTCAGTACGACAAAATTCTGTTCCACCCCAAGAACGCGATCCCGGTGGATTTGGAACACGACAATCAGCTGTTCGTGGTTCCCGTGGATGACATCGTGGCGGTTTTTCGCCGTGACTCACCGGACGAATGA
- a CDS encoding glycosyltransferase, with product MTDPTLGSESPLPAAVSASTAAPITNRFRPAKVIMALPAYNEEQSLPELLERIGEAFADSGLPYEVVIVDDGSQDDTAKIASQMSFQMPIHLVRHEVNQGLGVTIRDGLKEAVDRAGERDIIVTMDADNTHPPGLINRMVQSVHEGCDCVIASRFQNGSRVVGVPIERHFLSIGARVLFTVLFPTRGVRDYTSGYRAYRASALRDAFEHYGDDFVGETGFSCMADILLKLRKQGCVFGESPLRLRYDQKGGDSKMQVFKTIWLTLKMLGRHRVKGS from the coding sequence ATGACTGATCCCACCCTCGGCTCCGAATCCCCCCTTCCAGCCGCTGTCTCCGCGTCGACCGCGGCCCCGATCACCAATCGATTCCGTCCGGCCAAAGTCATCATGGCCCTGCCGGCCTACAACGAAGAGCAGTCTCTGCCAGAATTGCTGGAACGAATCGGCGAAGCGTTTGCAGACAGTGGCCTGCCTTATGAAGTCGTCATTGTCGATGATGGCAGCCAGGACGACACCGCGAAGATCGCCTCACAGATGTCGTTTCAAATGCCCATTCACTTGGTGCGGCACGAGGTCAATCAGGGGCTCGGCGTCACCATTCGGGACGGTTTGAAAGAAGCCGTCGACCGCGCCGGTGAGCGCGACATCATCGTCACCATGGACGCTGACAACACTCACCCACCGGGATTGATCAACCGCATGGTGCAATCGGTCCACGAAGGCTGCGACTGTGTGATCGCATCGCGTTTTCAAAATGGATCGCGAGTCGTGGGCGTGCCGATCGAGCGTCACTTCCTCAGCATCGGGGCTCGCGTTTTGTTCACGGTGTTGTTTCCAACCCGTGGTGTTCGCGATTACACGTCCGGATACCGAGCCTACCGAGCATCGGCACTGCGAGACGCGTTTGAGCACTACGGCGACGACTTTGTTGGCGAGACCGGCTTTTCGTGCATGGCGGACATCTTGCTGAAGCTTCGCAAACAAGGCTGCGTGTTTGGCGAATCGCCCCTGCGTCTGCGATACGACCAAAAGGGTGGCGACAGCAAAATGCAAGTCTTCAAGACCATCTGGCTGACGCTCAAGATGTTGGGCCGGCACCGGGTCAAGGGATCCTGA
- a CDS encoding DUF6793 family protein, translating into MPLFEIETDAHIIITWAENEDAAREVVDDAYPEDELMRLTKRPRDSWVISKGALGLTDRTLDPCMTARDCLSKSAGDKVNAIRLYRMETGCDLEQARIAIESNMVMGW; encoded by the coding sequence ATGCCTTTGTTCGAAATCGAAACCGACGCCCACATCATCATCACCTGGGCCGAAAACGAAGACGCCGCTCGCGAAGTGGTCGACGACGCCTACCCCGAAGACGAACTGATGCGGCTGACCAAACGCCCTCGCGATTCTTGGGTGATCAGCAAAGGTGCTCTGGGGCTGACCGACCGCACACTCGACCCGTGCATGACGGCTCGCGATTGCCTGAGCAAATCAGCGGGCGACAAAGTCAACGCGATCCGTTTGTACCGAATGGAAACGGGCTGCGACCTCGAACAAGCCCGCATCGCGATCGAATCCAATATGGTGATGGGATGGTGA